A DNA window from Gorilla gorilla gorilla isolate KB3781 chromosome 19, NHGRI_mGorGor1-v2.1_pri, whole genome shotgun sequence contains the following coding sequences:
- the RTN4RL1 gene encoding reticulon-4 receptor-like 1, which produces MLRKGCCVELLLLLVAAELPLGGGCPRDCVCYPAPMTVSCQAHNFAAIPEGIPVDSERVFLQNNRIGLLQPGHFSPAMVTLWIYSNNITYIHPSTFEGFVHLEELDLGDNRQLRTLAPETFQGLVKLHALYLYKCGLGALPAGVFGGLHSLQYLYLQDNHIEYLQDDIFVDLVNLSHLFLHGNKLWSLGPGTFRGLVNLDRLLLHENQLQWVHHKAFHDLRRLTTLFLFNNSLSELQGECLAPLGALEFLRLNGNPWDCGCRARSLWEWLQRFRGSSSAVPCVSPGLRHGQDLKLLRAEDFRNCTGPASPHQIKSHTLTTTDRAARKEHHSPHGPTRSKGHPHGPRPGHRKPGKNCTNPRNRNQISKAGAGKQAPELPDYAPDYQHKFSFDIMPTARPKRKGKCARRTPIRAPSGVQQASSASSLGASVLAWTLGLAVTLR; this is translated from the coding sequence GGTGCTGTGTggagttgctgctgctgttggtaGCTGCGGAGCTGCCCCTGGGTGGCGGCTGCCCACGGGACTGTGTGTGCTACCCGGCGCCCATGACGGTCAGCTGCCAGGCGCACAACTTTGCAGCCATCCCGGAGGGCATCCCCGTGGACAGCGAGCGCGTCTTCCTGCAGAACAACCGCATCGGCCTCCTCCAGCCCGGCCACTTCAGTCCCGCCATGGTCACCCTGTGGATCTACTCGAACAACATCACCTACATCCACCCCAGCACCTTCGAGGGCTTCGTGCACCTGGAGGAGCTGGACCTCGGCGACAACCGGCAGCTGCGGACGCTGGCACCCGAGACCTTCCAGGGCCTGGTGAAGCTTCACGCCCTCTACCTCTACAAGTGTGGGCTCGGCGCCTTGCCAGCCGGCGTCTTTGGCGGCCTGCACAGCCTGCAGTACCTCTACCTGCAGGACAACCACATTGAGTACCTCCAGGACGACATCTTCGTGGACCTGGTCAACCTCAGCCACCTGTTTCTCCACGGCAACAAGCTGTGGAGTCTGGGCCCGGGCACCTTCCGGGGCCTGGTGAACCTGGACCGTCTTTTGCTGCACGAGAACCAGCTGCAGTGGGTCCACCACAAGGCGTTCCACGACCTCCGCAGGCTGACCACCCTCTTCCTCTTCAACAACAGCCTCTCGGAGCTGCAGGGTGAGTGCCTGGCCCCGCTGGGGGCCCTGGAGTTCCTCCGCCTCAACGGCAACCCCTGGGACTGTGGTTGTCGCGCGCGCTCCCTGTGGGAATGGCTGCAGAGGTTCCGGGGCTCCAGCTCCGCTGTCCCCTGTGTGTCCCCTGGGCTGCGGCACGGCCAGGACCTGAAGCTGCTGAGGGCCGAGGACTTCCGGAACTGCACGGGACCAGCGTCCCCACACCAGATCAAGTCACACACGCTCACCACCACCGACAGGGCCGCCCGAAAGGAACACCACTCACCCCATGGCCCCACCAGGAGCAAGGGCCACCCGCACGGCCCCCGGCCCGGCCACAGGAAGCCGGGGAAGAACTGCACCAACCCCAGGAACCGCAATCAGATCTCTAAGGCGGGCGCCGGGAAACAGGCCCCCGAGCTGCCAGACTATGCCCCAGACTACCAGCACAAGTTCAGTTTCGACATCATGCCCACGGCCCGGCCCAAGAGGAAGGGCAAGTGTGCCCGCAGGACCCCCATCCGTGCCCCCAGCGGGGTGCAGCAGGCCTCCTCGGCCAGTTCCCTGGGGGCCTCCGTCCTGGCCTGGACACTGGGGCTGGCAGTCACTCTCCGCTGA